In the genome of Massilia sp. W12, the window GCAGATTGGGATTTGTGCTCTGGCCGGAACGCGCGGGGCGGCGGCAGCGCGCTTTGCTGAAGTTTAGCAGATTGGGATTTGTGCTCTGGCCGGAACCCACCACATCGCACTCAGGCGCCTGACATCAGTTTAGCAGATTGGGATTTGTGCTCTGGCCGGAACCGCGTCGTTTAATTGAAAAAATGGCGCCAGAGTTTAGCAGATTGGGATTTGTGCTCTGGCCGGAACACCGGAAGCCTTCAGCGCATCGAAAATTGCAGTTTAGCAGATTGGGATTTGTGCTCTGGCCGGAACTATGGTGTGATACTTCTCTGTCTTGAGATTAGTTTAGCAGATTGGGATTTGTGCTCTGGCCGGAACGAGGTAAAAACGCGATAGAAGCAGACATACAGTTTAGCAGATTGGGATTTGTGCTCTGGCCGGAACGGCTGGTGGAGTCGCGCAAGGCCAGCACCAAGTTTAGCAGATTGGGATTTGTGCTCTGGCCGGAACTTGTATTGCATACAACTCACAATTGCGACTAGTTTAGCAGATTGGGATTTGTGCTCTGGCCGGAACCCCAGCACTACGCCCGATTCGCCATCCTCAAGTTTAGCAGATTGGGATTTGTGCTCTGGCCGGAACGGCTTGGCTGGCGCACTGCGTGAGCGGCGCAGTTTAGCAGATTGGGATTTGTGCTCTGGCCGGAACTCCAGCGGGGAACTTCCCTCATATTCGCCCAGTTTAGCAGATTGGGATTTGTGCTCTGGCCGGAACCACTGCCTGCTCGTGGGCATGTCTGGCGCGAGTTTAGCAGATTGGGATTTGTGCTCTGGCCGGAACTTTATGGTGGGCTGATCGGCATAGGCGCGCAGTTTAGCAGATTGGGATTGTGCTCTGGCCGGAACAAATGCGCGCTCGTGTGCATCGCGCAGCATAGTTTAGCAGATTGGGATTTGTGCTCTGGCCGGAACTGGCAAATCGGCGTCATCGTCGGCCCATCGAGTTTAGCAGATTGGGATTTGTGCTCTGGCCGGAACCCCAGCTCAACCTTGTATTCCGATGCGCTCAGTTTAGCAGATTGGGATTTGCGCTCTGGCCGGAACCACGCATACGCAGCCCACGAAATCACATGGAAATTTAGCAGATTGGGACTTGTGCCCTCTAGCCAGAATTCCTTCGTCGTAAGATGCATTTTTGCAGATTGTGATTTTCAATCTATCCCCCATCCGCTACCCACCCCGCACAAACCTTCCATACGCCGCAATCTTTTCCTGCAGCCGCGCCGCCAGGCAGGGGCTGGCGGCCCCGAGTGCGTTTAAGATCTGTCCCGCTTCGCTTTGATAACTGATGATTTTCGCGTCATCCCAGTAAAACGGCGGATGATATAAATTCGCAATCCGGTCTGCCAATTTCACCATCGCCACTTCGCGCGGCTGGCGCAAGATGCGCTGCAGGCTGTCGGCTAATTGCTGAGCCTTGGGCAACGCCGGATTTTTTGACAGGGCTTGCACGCCATCCGCCACGGCCAGGCCGAATTCCGCCGCAACGCTGGCGTAAGTGATGCCGCAGTCTTCCAGCGTGTCATGCAAGAGCGCACATTGCAGCGCCAAATCGCCATCCAGGCCAGGCCCCGCTTCCGCCTGCAAAGCCCAGCTGACTTCCATCGCCACGCTGGCCAGATGGTTGATATAGGCAATCTGTTCCCCCGGCAAAGCGCCGCCGTAAGTTTGCCCCTGATGCGCGCGGCTGGCGAACATCCACGCGCGTTGCCAGCTGTCCTGGCGCCAATTGATCTGCATCGCCCCCTCCTTTTTTGC includes:
- a CDS encoding HD domain-containing protein, whose translation is MQINWRQDSWQRAWMFASRAHQGQTYGGALPGEQIAYINHLASVAMEVSWALQAEAGPGLDGDLALQCALLHDTLEDCGITYASVAAEFGLAVADGVQALSKNPALPKAQQLADSLQRILRQPREVAMVKLADRIANLYHPPFYWDDAKIISYQSEAGQILNALGAASPCLAARLQEKIAAYGRFVRGG